The genomic region GTGGCAACACCTCCCCGCCGGAGTGAGGCGTAATAATCTTTATTCTCGATGAATTGTAGAAAGTGGAAAATTCTGTAGTCTTTTGCTAGAGACGGCATTAATCTTTTTATCCGCCTCCGGTGGCAGCCGGGCCCCATCCCTGCAAGGTGTGCCCACCTTGAGAGGCGGTAAAAATCTAAGTACTTATTGATCCGCGACAATTCTCTGTGTTTTCAGCCAATTTGTCACTTCCGCAAACCAGTCGCAGCCACCCATGCCATGGCCACCTTTTTCAAAGAGTTTTAAGTGAGGGGCATTGCCTGCGGCACTTAATTTTAGTGATTATTTGATGATGATTTTGACTTTCGCTGGATGGAGAGGGTCGGACTTTTTAACTTTATTAGCGGAACCACTTTTGTTATTTCTGATGGTCGAAGCAAGCATGAGGGTGAAGCCACTAAGCATTGGTGGGTTGTTGCCGTAATTTATAATACCAAAAGTTGAGCTCGTGCGTTCGCCGTCTAAAACTTCTAAGTCAATCATTCTTCCTTTCCAATAATCTTTTATCGAAGCTTCACTAGAGTGACCACTTAGATTGGCTGATTCAGTATATTTGAAAGTTTTTTTATTTTTACCTTTTAATTGGATTCCGGAACGTGAGTAGCTTTTTTTTACTTTTGTCCATTCGCTATCCTCTTTGATAATAAAGGCAGGAGGGAAAATGAGGTTGGCATGTGAGATTGTCATGGGACTTAGTCCAGAGGGATCTACTGTGTTATTTTCAATGATAATTGCTTTGTCTTCAAAAGCTATATTTAGTGTATGAATAACATTGTTTTGTAATTCACACTTGAGCTTGATTGATTTAGGGTTTTCTAAAGGAGTAGGAGTTTCAAGAAATTTCACCACGCGTCTAGCAGCAGATCGTTTGGTTTTTTGATCGTAATAAAAGTGTCTAATGCTCAGCTGGATAGCGCCATTATAGGAGTTTTCAGCCGTTGATTTAGATTTGGGTAGAATATAAAATCCACCTCTTGAATCAAGAAAAGCAGTGTAAGTACTCCCATGATAAATTGTGTTGACCTGTAAAGTGTCTATGATTTTTTCATTAGCCTTTTTACTCTTGATTAAATTGGGGCATTGCACCGTAATATCCTTGAGTACTTTTAGACTGTTAATATTTCTGTTCTGAGCATATGCTAGGTTGCAGATGAATAGTAGGCCTAAAAGGGCGTAGGAGGAGAGTTTGTTCATAATTTATTCCTTAATGATTGTTTTAAATAATGAAGCTGGCAAACCCGCTTTATTGTAAAGATTAGCCCCTTCGGGGTTGGAGGCCCAGGCGTAGCGAACTTCGACTGGCTTAGCGATGATTGAGCTTTCCGCTTCACCCATGCCCCACACGGGAACTTTGATTCCTTGCTGTAAGACCATTCCATCCGAAAAAATGCCTGCGACGCTGAGCTCAGTCGCGAAGGTATTTGTCGCGGCGAGCACAAGGATGAATATGAATAGTTTCATATCTTATTTGGGTAATTGTGTGATTTTCTGTGCTTTGAGCCATTGGGCCACTTCTGAGAACCAGTCGCAGCCACCCATGCCATGGCCACCTTTTTCGAAGAGTTTTAAGTGAGGGGCATTGCCTGTGGCACTTAATTTTTTCACGTAATCAATTCCTCCAGCGCAGAACTTATCATCTTTGGAATAGGTGAGGAAAGTGGGAGCAATTTTGTTTTTAAAGGGAAAAGTTTTTGTATCCATGGTTTTGCCAAAGGGACGGCCATGAAAATAGGCAGCACACTGAAGGACTACAAAGTTAGGTTCACAGCTTTCCTTATCGGCCTCATCGAAGGGTTCATAAATTTTTTGATCATAATTTTGACTGAGGCGGGCGGAGAGGTGACCGCCTGCTGAGTTGCCAAAGATACCGATGTTATTGGGATCGATATTCCATTTTTGTGCTTGTGAACGCACGAGGCGTATGGCGCGCTGCAAGTCTTGGAAAGCCTTGTCAGGCTGATCGGGGATGGAGTAGCGGTGAACAAAAACAGTGATGCCCAAATCATTCCATTGCTGAATATGCTCGCGATCGGGAATCCCGAGGATCTTGTAGGCGCCACCTGGATTATAGATGAGTGCGACGGCAGGCTGATCAGTTTTTGCGGGGTAGACGGTGAGGTAGGGATCTTTAACTCCGCAGAGTTGTGGATTTCCCCGGCGATCGCGAAATTCTAATTTGAGGCGATTGGCTTCGCCACCAACTCGTTCGATGGGCCAGAGGCGGATGATGGGATCCTCATTCGGGCTGATTTTTTTTTTCTACCTTAGATTTTTTTGCACTCCTCGCAGGAGCATTATCATATTTTACCAAGATGGCATTGAGTGCCTTGCCCCAAGCTGTGTAACCTTGATTACTTAAATGAAGTTGGTCACGCCCGTAGAGCTCAGTTTTTAGTTCACCATTAGCATCTTGAAAGATGGAACTTAGATCATGGTGAAAGATTTGCTTGCTGTCAGCTAATGCAGGGAGGAGTTTATTTAAAGCTTGAACTTCTTTATAATCTTCACCTTTGCCTCTTGAGTGATGGCGAGGAAAGACAGAGAATAAAAGGATCTTAGTTTCGGGAAGGCGCGCTTTTAATTCTGCAATAATAGCTTTTATACCAAGGACAATATCTTCGGCTTTGTTTCTCGTGATATTATTAGTCCCAATCATAATACTGACGAATTTGGGTGAGAGGCCGTCAATTTCACCATTTTGCAGTCGCCAGAGAACATTCTGGGTGCGATCACCGCCAAAGCCGAGATTGAGAACATTATAGGGCGCAAAAACTTTTGGGTAAGTTTTCTGCTTCTCCCAATAATGAGTAATGGAATCGCCAATCATGAGCAAATCAATATCGCCTTTTTTGGCTTCGTTCAGTTTTTCTTGGTGACGTGGAGCCCACCATTGATGACGGCCTTTTTGCGGTTTTGTAGTTGATATTGGATCCTGAGCATGAAGACTTAAGAAAGTAGAGATTAGCAAGAGACTAAAGATAGCGAGAAAGGGGATTTTCAAATTATGTGCCTTATCATTTTTTTAGTTAAAATAAACTCAATCATTGTGTGATGAGCTTTGTTTAGAGAACTAAACAAGGTAAAACAGACAGTGTATCTAGGTCTTGAGTAAGATTGCTATTAAGTCAATATTCCCTTAACAGTGCCCGTACTCGAGCTAAAGCTTTTGACGGGTACACCAGTTTCTTGGAGAAGGGTAAGCCAGACGTTTTGGAGGGGGGTGGCTTTTGGAAGTTTGAAACTCTCACCAAGACGCAGTTTTTTAATGGCACCACCGGAAAGGATGACGGGGAAGTCTTTGATGGTGTGGGTATTGCGAATATTAGATCCATAAGCCAGTAAACTTGTGTCGTAGAGATTGAGGCCATTTTTATCTTTAGTACTTTTTAATTTACCAATTAAGTAGCCTAGAAGCTCCATGCATTTGTGATCTCTTTGTTTGGCGACTACTTCTCGTTCTGCTGAAATATTGTAGTGCGATAAGCTGTGAACGGGAATGGTGATGCCCATGCTGCTGAGGACTGATTGCGAGGGCATCATATAAGTGATAACGCGAGTCTGATCAGTCTGTAGAGCGAGGCAAATCATATCAAACATGAGTTTGACTTCGGCTTCACCATCTACTTCTTTTGGATGCTTGAAGCTGGCTTTTGGTTTGGGAACGCTGGACCATTCAATTTGTTTTTTTAATCCGAGTTCAATATGACGGATGGATTGGAAGTATTCGTCGAGTTTTTCCTGATCGTTTTTACCTAGGGTACGATTGACTGAACGGACATTGAGCTTCATGGCATCGAGAATGCTGCGCTCTTCTTTAATTCGCCGTAAAATTTGTTCTTTGGATTCATGCTTGGCAAAAAGTTTATTGAAGAGTTCGAGTGAAGTATTAAGGCCACTGATGGGTTTGCCATGGGGATTCCAGGCCATTGAACGCACGCCAGAACCGTGCCCGCTGGCGCGTTCTTTGGTGGATAAAGTTAGGCTATTATAGCGTGTATCTTTGCAAAGGTAACTCGCGGCAATTTGATCGCAGGAAACGGTGTTTTTGAAGCCTTTGGGGTTGGCATAGGATGCACCAGTCAAAAAGGTGAGGCTACCTTGATGAGGGTTAGTAGCTCCAATATTTTCTAGGTTGCCAAGTATGCTAATGTCGTTTTGATATTTTTTGAGTGGTGTCATGCCTTCGGTCAGTCCGATCTTAGAAAATTTTCCTGCCGTACTAGGGAAAAATGATTTTGATACAAAGCCGTAACCCTGACCGAGAAAAATCATGCGTTTGATATCTGTGGCAGATTTATTATCGGCATAAGTCTCGAGATGAGGGAGAGCGAGGAAAGCCGTTGCTGACTGCAGAAAAGAGCGTCTAGAAAACTGTGTAATGCGATTCATGGTGTCTCTCCTATTTGGTCCTAAAAGTTTTTGAGGCAATGAGCTGAAAAATCAGATCTCTCATGGGGTAGTTATCTTTTTTTAGAGCGAGTAAATTTTGGCTTATTTCATCTTCATCAATAAATTCAATTTCTCTACCAATTCCGTAAGCAAGCATGGATGAATAGAGTGATTCAGCTAATTTAGCTTTGTTTTTTAAGAGTGCTTTCTTAAAGCCAGCGAAGTCCTCGAAGGTTTCATTTTCAGATAGGTAACCACTCGCATCAATGGCTAATTTTTTCCCTCGTGAACGTTTTTTTCCTTTGACTCGTTTTTTATCAGCTCCGATCGTTTCACTGTCTCGCCAGCGTCCAAGGTAATCAAAGTTTTCTAAGCCTAGACCCAGGGGATCGATTTTTGCATGACAAGAAGAGCATTGGGGTAATTCTTGGTGATGTTTAACTAAGTCACGAACGGTGAATTGGCCTTTCCTGGTATTATCGATTTCGGGAACATTTGCAGGGGGATGAGGGGGAGGGTCGTGCAAGAGAGTTTCGCGAATAAGCGTCCCACGAATAGAGGGAGAAGTTCTTTGCGCGGCACTTCCCATGATGTGAAATGCGGCTTGCCCTAAGAGACCACCCCGAGGGTTATTTGCGGGGAGCGCAACTTTTTGAAAACCTGAAAATTCGCCATCGATTTTATAGTATTTGGCGAGGCTTTGATTAACAACGACAAAGTTTGAATCGATGAATTTATCGACGGGCATATTTTCCTGAACTAAAACTTTGAAATATTCACTTAATTCCAGACGTGCGGATTGTTGAAAGTCGCCGAGTAATTTGTTGGGTAAATCGACTTCATCGTAACGTTCCATACCTATCCATTGATTGATGAATCCCTCAATAAATTGATGTGCTTTTGGTGACTGGATCATGCGTTTAAATTGAGTTTTCAAAATATCAGGATTGTAGAGTTTATTGCTACGGGCGAGTTTGTAGAGTTCTTCGTCAGGAGGCGCACTCCATAAAAAGTAAGCCATGCGGATGGCAAATTCGCGTTGATTGAGTTGAACTCTTTGAGTCGAGCTACTTTCTGTGATATAAAGGAAAGAAGGCGATGAGAGAATCATAGCGAGAGGCGTCACCAAAGAATCTATCTCATTCTTTTTTGCCGCTTTACTTGAATTGTAGATGCCGATAAGCGCATCGATAAATTCTTCATCCACTGCTTGATGACGAAAGGCTCGTTCGGCAAATTTTGTCAAAATTTGGCGTAATTCAAAATTATTAGGAGCTTTCTTTTTAAATATGGGCTGAAGTAAATTTTCGGCAAAAGAAGTTTTACTTTCGAAGGGGCCTTCAATCTCTTCGTATTCAATATAAACACCCTTGAGGTGCCCAATGGTAAAGCCCACTTTGGGTCTTAGATCTAGGGTGTTGGTGCTGAATGAGAATTCATATGTTTGGGGCTTGGTGGAAGCTTTAAATTCGAGGGTACCAATCTCTTCGTTTTGCACATAAACTTTTATGTCGGCATCATTCTTGCTCATGCCGTGCACTCTGTAAATGTATCGGGCGCCAGGTTTAAGGCCTACATTGCGAGCAAAACGCTCTGTGAATTCGCTGGTTATACCCGTTTTATGAAGATCAATCGCTAGGTATTTTTTAGGAGCCGCAATGGCTTTTTCGTATCTCATTTTAAATAATTTTACTTGCCCAGCATCCCCGAGGCCAATTTCCTCAATTGAGGCACCTGAATTAATGAGTGCCATAGTATCGTCTAATTTCTTTAAACTCTTTTTTTGTCGTTCGTAGGCTCGCCCTCCGGGCTGAAATTTTGATTTTTTTGCTTTAGAATTTCCCATTGAATAAGATCTCATGACTTGTTTCATGATTTCTTTACCCACGTTCATGTAGGTTTCGTAGTTGCGTGAGGAAAAGAATTGATCAGCACCATTGGTATCGAAACGGGGGCTGATTTCATCGTCTAAATAATGATCGGGCAATTTTAGTCCGATCAAATCTTCGACACTTCCGTAGTATTCCCTTTTGTTGAGGTGGCGCATAGCAATGACACCCCCAGTAGAAGAGAGCCGTTTACGGGCAAGAAGAACTTGGTCAGTGATTAGAGAGATGCTATTGGCGAGTTCTTGTGCATGAGGCTGAGAACTCTTTTTTGGAGGCATCTCCCCAACATTCAGTACATCGAGGATATCCTGCCACATATAAACAGCATCGTGCTGAGTCATTTTGAAATCGATAGTATCTAGACGAATATCGCCTTTTTGTTTTTTCTCGTTGTGGCACTCAAAACAGTATTTATCCATGAAGGGTTTAATTTTCAGTATGAGATCTTGCTGAGCTAGGAGCTCATCTTTTGAGAAATTTGTTGAACTTAGTTCGGACGAGTGTGAACCATCGCTATCATTTTCTGCGCTAGCAAGATCATTTTCTGAAAGAGCTTGGGAGATAGGTTCTTTAAAAAAGAAGCCGCCTGTAATCAAAACCACTATGAGGATGCCAAGGATTAATGGCAGTGGCCTTTTGTTCTTTTTAATAAGTTCTTTACTTGTGGGTGATTTAGGCTTTAGGGAACTTTTATTTATACTCGTTTTTGAGCGGGTTGAAAATGATTTCTTTCTTTTCTTCCTCAGGCGAATGTTATCTTCAATGGGATTGTTATTTTCAATTTCTTCGGATATAGCAAGGTCTTCATTGGCTGTCGCTTTTGCTTCAATTTGTTCACTTGAAAGGGCTTCAGGTGCTTCCGGAACTAAAATCAAATTATTGCATGAAGGGCACTGGATATTAGTGCCAAAAATTTCTTTTGTGGCACTAAGTTTTTGTTCGCAGTGTTGGCAATAAAATTTGATCATGATTCATGTTCTTATTTGGTGTTAGTAATACTAAACAAGAAAAAAGGCTGATCGTATCTAATAAAAATAATTTTGTTTTGCTTTAATAGAGAAAAACCTGTAGCGGCATGCTACAGGTTTTAATTTCAATCAGATGTTTTTAATAAGGCTTATTTTTGATTTCTCAAAGTAGAGAAAACATCGCCCGTAGGTTCTTTGGGAAGAGTTTGCTGCCATCCTTTGATACTCGTAATAAGTTCTTTTACGACTTCTGGTTTCTGCTTTTTAAGGTCGGTACTTTCCATGGGATCGGCGACGATGTCATAGAGTTCAAAATGAGTGAGGTCGTGATTCGCAAGAAGTTTCCATTTTTTATTCATGGTCGCATAAGTTACCCAGTGAAAACCACCAATTTTATCAGAGTTTACTTTGACGGGCATTTTCCAGAAGAGTGGTTTAGTACGTTCAGTATTGCGATCTTGGCCTAAGAGGGCTTTAACTTGTACGACACCATCAGGCTTGTAGCCAGCAGGGTATTCTGCACCAGCGAGTGCGCAGAAAGTAGGGAGTAAATCAACAGCGGAAATAGGTGAGACTTTATTGATTTTTCCGGAAGCAATTTTCTTGGGCCAGCGAGCAATGAAAGGAACACAGATGCCACCCTCAAAAACAGTGGCTTTGTAACCTTTACGACCACCAGTGATGCCTTTGGCTCCATTGAGACCCCAACCGGCGCCTGTAGCCGTATCGTATTTTAATTCGAGTGTCCCTGGTTTAGACGCACGTGCAGGGCCATTGTCAGAACTAAAGATAACAAGAGTATTATCAGTGACTTTTAGGCGATCAA from Lentisphaera profundi harbors:
- a CDS encoding DUF1552 domain-containing protein, translated to MNRITQFSRRSFLQSATAFLALPHLETYADNKSATDIKRMIFLGQGYGFVSKSFFPSTAGKFSKIGLTEGMTPLKKYQNDISILGNLENIGATNPHQGSLTFLTGASYANPKGFKNTVSCDQIAASYLCKDTRYNSLTLSTKERASGHGSGVRSMAWNPHGKPISGLNTSLELFNKLFAKHESKEQILRRIKEERSILDAMKLNVRSVNRTLGKNDQEKLDEYFQSIRHIELGLKKQIEWSSVPKPKASFKHPKEVDGEAEVKLMFDMICLALQTDQTRVITYMMPSQSVLSSMGITIPVHSLSHYNISAEREVVAKQRDHKCMELLGYLIGKLKSTKDKNGLNLYDTSLLAYGSNIRNTHTIKDFPVILSGGAIKKLRLGESFKLPKATPLQNVWLTLLQETGVPVKSFSSSTGTVKGILT
- a CDS encoding alpha/beta hydrolase; the encoded protein is MGITVFVHRYSIPDQPDKAFQDLQRAIRLVRSQAQKWNIDPNNIGIFGNSAGGHLSARLSQNYDQKIYEPFDEADKESCEPNFVVLQCAAYFHGRPFGKTMDTKTFPFKNKIAPTFLTYSKDDKFCAGGIDYVKKLSATGNAPHLKLFEKGGHGMGGCDWFSEVAQWLKAQKITQLPK
- a CDS encoding GDSL-type esterase/lipase family protein, giving the protein MKIPFLAIFSLLLISTFLSLHAQDPISTTKPQKGRHQWWAPRHQEKLNEAKKGDIDLLMIGDSITHYWEKQKTYPKVFAPYNVLNLGFGGDRTQNVLWRLQNGEIDGLSPKFVSIMIGTNNITRNKAEDIVLGIKAIIAELKARLPETKILLFSVFPRHHSRGKGEDYKEVQALNKLLPALADSKQIFHHDLSSIFQDANGELKTELYGRDQLHLSNQGYTAWGKALNAILVKYDNAPARSAKKSKVEKKNQPE
- a CDS encoding DUF1592 domain-containing protein, whose amino-acid sequence is MIKFYCQHCEQKLSATKEIFGTNIQCPSCNNLILVPEAPEALSSEQIEAKATANEDLAISEEIENNNPIEDNIRLRKKRKKSFSTRSKTSINKSSLKPKSPTSKELIKKNKRPLPLILGILIVVLITGGFFFKEPISQALSENDLASAENDSDGSHSSELSSTNFSKDELLAQQDLILKIKPFMDKYCFECHNEKKQKGDIRLDTIDFKMTQHDAVYMWQDILDVLNVGEMPPKKSSQPHAQELANSISLITDQVLLARKRLSSTGGVIAMRHLNKREYYGSVEDLIGLKLPDHYLDDEISPRFDTNGADQFFSSRNYETYMNVGKEIMKQVMRSYSMGNSKAKKSKFQPGGRAYERQKKSLKKLDDTMALINSGASIEEIGLGDAGQVKLFKMRYEKAIAAPKKYLAIDLHKTGITSEFTERFARNVGLKPGARYIYRVHGMSKNDADIKVYVQNEEIGTLEFKASTKPQTYEFSFSTNTLDLRPKVGFTIGHLKGVYIEYEEIEGPFESKTSFAENLLQPIFKKKAPNNFELRQILTKFAERAFRHQAVDEEFIDALIGIYNSSKAAKKNEIDSLVTPLAMILSSPSFLYITESSSTQRVQLNQREFAIRMAYFLWSAPPDEELYKLARSNKLYNPDILKTQFKRMIQSPKAHQFIEGFINQWIGMERYDEVDLPNKLLGDFQQSARLELSEYFKVLVQENMPVDKFIDSNFVVVNQSLAKYYKIDGEFSGFQKVALPANNPRGGLLGQAAFHIMGSAAQRTSPSIRGTLIRETLLHDPPPHPPANVPEIDNTRKGQFTVRDLVKHHQELPQCSSCHAKIDPLGLGLENFDYLGRWRDSETIGADKKRVKGKKRSRGKKLAIDASGYLSENETFEDFAGFKKALLKNKAKLAESLYSSMLAYGIGREIEFIDEDEISQNLLALKKDNYPMRDLIFQLIASKTFRTK